A window of the Helianthus annuus cultivar XRQ/B chromosome 4, HanXRQr2.0-SUNRISE, whole genome shotgun sequence genome harbors these coding sequences:
- the LOC110933633 gene encoding proline-rich protein 36-like → MAPEPIVAPDPALEHDPVHDDASAIAPLVDDIPVADLPVVAPPVVDDPVVDTLIPDPVPALIDRAPFAAHIDPRYADTHNGWIDDDDDYPPFVRPVTPLVAPVSAPTDIPLFPLHTTDTHRTDLPIMFLQDIPPPRPGEGSSRQLPVSAPPMMSSPFPLTSQFPHIAPPIAPSFTPSSEPFLWTTPSIMPLSDPYHPYHVGYSMEDILTSLMIQQEALTRRIQELERAPRPPCNCQTPFAAPHAPRPLSPDSDVCFLTSEQ, encoded by the coding sequence atggccCCTGAGCCTATTGTTGCCCCTGATCCCGCgctagagcatgaccctgttcatgacgATGCATCGGCCATTGCACCTCTTGTCGATGATATACCCGTTGCGGACCTACCCGTTGTTGCTCCACCAGTGGTGGATGATCCTGTTGTCGATACACTTATACCCGATCCCGTGCCGGCTTTGATTGACCGTGCACCATTCGCTGCTCATATAGATCCACGATATGCCGACACCCACAACGGGTGgatcgatgacgatgacgattacccaccATTTGTGCGACCTGTCACTCCCCTAGTAGCACCCGTGTCTGCACCCACTGATATCCCGTTGTTTCCCCTACACACCACAGACACTCACCGCACTGATCTTCCTATTATGTTCCTTCAGGACATACCGCCCCcgcgtcctggagaggggtcatctaGGCAGCTGCCTGTTTCTGCTCCACCCATGATGTCATCACCTTTTCCACTCACATCACAGTTTCCCCATATTGCACCACCTATTGCACCATCTTTCACtccatcgagcgagccatttttATGGACTACGCCCTCTATCATGCCGTTGTCTGATCCGTACCACCCATACCATGTTGGGTATTCTATGGAGGACATACTTACATCtttgatgatacagcaggaggcatTGACACGTCGTAtacaggagttggagagagctccacgacCACCTTGCAATTGTCAGACCCCATTTGCAGCACCGCACGCTCCTCGTCCACTTTCACCTGATTCAGACGTCTGTTTCTTGACCTCTGAGCAGTAG